One window of Catonella massiliensis genomic DNA carries:
- the tsaA gene encoding tRNA (N6-threonylcarbamoyladenosine(37)-N6)-methyltransferase TrmO, whose amino-acid sequence MKIIARIQSDFKDKFGIPRQSGLVNELTAKIVFEPEYRNIDAFKGLSGFNYIWLIWEFSETITDTFKASVRPPRLPRNEHLGVFATRSPYRPNPIGLSSVRLISVEETEIGPVLTVGGADLLDGTPIYDIKPYLPYADCHTDALSGYTEFTKEHRLQVEEESLELSKVSDDKREALIKVLSLDPRPSYQNSDESRVYGLRFASYEVNFKVTGDKLRILKITTIVE is encoded by the coding sequence ATGAAGATAATAGCTAGGATACAGTCAGACTTTAAGGATAAATTCGGGATTCCAAGGCAAAGCGGCCTTGTAAATGAGCTAACAGCTAAGATAGTATTTGAGCCTGAATATAGAAATATAGATGCATTTAAGGGACTAAGCGGGTTTAACTATATCTGGCTGATTTGGGAGTTTTCTGAAACTATTACAGATACCTTTAAGGCAAGCGTAAGGCCTCCGAGGCTTCCTAGGAATGAACATTTGGGGGTATTTGCAACGAGGTCTCCATACCGGCCTAACCCAATAGGACTATCAAGTGTAAGGCTGATATCTGTTGAAGAGACAGAGATTGGTCCTGTACTTACCGTAGGAGGTGCTGATTTACTGGATGGAACACCGATATATGATATAAAGCCATATCTGCCTTATGCAGACTGTCATACAGATGCACTTTCAGGTTATACTGAATTTACAAAAGAACATAGACTTCAGGTTGAGGAAGAGAGCTTAGAACTTAGTAAGGTAAGCGATGATAAGAGAGAAGCACTTATAAAAGTACTGTCTTTAGATCCAAGACCATCATATCAAAACAGTGATGAATCAAGGGTATATGGCTTAAGGTTTGCTTCTTATGAGGTAAATTTTAAGGTCACAGGAGACAAGCTTAGAATACTTAAAATAACTACTATTGTAGAATAA
- a CDS encoding ribonuclease H-like domain-containing protein, with translation MIIERKALDNCFNPPIGISSEETVYFDIETTGFSADVTALYLIGCIYFKEGEWQLIQWFAEDNKSEKEALSAFSDFIKDKKYLICYNGTTFDLPYLTKKYEKYSLSFQAYKYKIIDFYRVFSSYRKFLGLSGLKQKEVEAYLGILREDKYSGGELVEWYAKFLKLRFSDSSEKEEIYKTLILHNSDDLAGLARLTKLYNFIKELETLINSGDELEIDCVVNDTTGKIILSTKVDFDILRKDELRGDGFSCCFIDESTANRIDLTLDMYETELKLFYKDYKNYYYLPKEDMVVHKSLASFVDKENKEKATSSNCYTKHKGRFIKLPKATTLPVFKSEYADKTMYTIVNEKLLESKESLSAIFRSFLRYLTNNR, from the coding sequence ATGATAATAGAACGAAAAGCTCTTGATAATTGCTTTAATCCTCCAATTGGCATTAGCTCAGAGGAGACAGTTTATTTTGATATAGAAACAACAGGCTTTTCTGCTGATGTCACTGCTCTTTACCTTATTGGCTGCATATACTTTAAAGAGGGTGAATGGCAATTGATTCAGTGGTTTGCTGAGGATAATAAGTCTGAAAAAGAGGCACTATCCGCCTTTTCAGACTTTATAAAAGATAAAAAATACCTAATTTGCTACAATGGAACCACCTTTGACCTGCCATATCTCACGAAAAAATACGAAAAATACAGTCTCTCTTTTCAGGCTTATAAGTATAAAATTATTGACTTCTATAGGGTGTTTTCTTCCTATAGGAAGTTTCTTGGATTAAGCGGACTGAAACAAAAGGAGGTTGAAGCCTATCTGGGTATCTTAAGGGAGGACAAATACTCCGGCGGTGAGCTCGTGGAGTGGTATGCTAAGTTTTTAAAGCTAAGGTTTAGTGATTCATCTGAAAAAGAAGAAATATACAAGACTTTAATACTACACAACAGTGATGATTTAGCAGGCTTAGCAAGGCTTACAAAGCTTTATAACTTCATAAAAGAACTTGAAACTCTTATTAATTCAGGTGATGAGCTTGAAATTGACTGTGTTGTTAATGATACAACAGGTAAAATCATCTTATCAACAAAGGTTGACTTCGATATTCTAAGGAAAGATGAGCTTCGTGGGGATGGCTTCTCTTGTTGCTTTATTGATGAAAGCACTGCAAATAGGATAGATTTGACCTTAGATATGTATGAAACTGAGCTTAAGTTGTTCTACAAGGACTATAAAAACTACTACTATCTCCCTAAAGAGGACATGGTAGTACATAAGAGTCTGGCATCCTTTGTGGATAAGGAAAACAAAGAAAAAGCTACTTCTTCTAACTGCTATACAAAGCATAAAGGCCGCTTTATAAAGCTCCCCAAAGCCACTACACTTCCAGTGTTTAAATCTGAATATGCGGACAAGACAATGTACACTATTGTAAATGAAAAGCTATTGGAGTCTAAGGAGAGCTTATCTGCTATTTTCAGGTCGTTTCTTAGATATTTAACAAATAATAGGTGA
- a CDS encoding MATE family efflux transporter, with amino-acid sequence MEDENRKLLRIILNMAWPAILESVFFSLTALIDSYMVSVLGENAVAGVGITAQPKFLGLAICFAANVALAALVARRYGQKNRKDANRIVLTGVLFVTLATVFISLISVTFTGTIMDLCGATPDTKEYGETYFRIIMGGIIFNVLQMSINAAQRGIGNTKITMRTNVVSNVINIMFNYLLIGGNLGFPKLGIAGAAISTVFGTVVASVMSIASIMKKDCFINIGYMIAEKIRPTFACLKNITSVGYSVFLEQLLMRVGFMSTAIMAAHQGTSQMAAHQVSMNLLSLSYSFGDGIQSTVVALIGKSLGEEKPELAKKYGVICRKFAIMIAAVLAVVYILGSKGIYSMFFDNPEVINIGITISHVLIAAIIFQIPSVVYIGALRGAGDTLYTAITSTISVTIIRTFVSYFFGYVLGMGIVGIWFGIVGDQCSRFIFSEIRFRQGKWTKIKI; translated from the coding sequence ATGGAAGACGAAAATAGGAAGTTGTTAAGGATTATACTGAATATGGCCTGGCCAGCTATATTAGAATCTGTGTTCTTTTCGCTTACCGCACTCATTGATTCTTACATGGTGAGCGTACTTGGTGAAAATGCAGTAGCAGGTGTTGGAATTACTGCTCAGCCTAAGTTTTTGGGGCTTGCTATCTGCTTTGCAGCCAATGTGGCCTTGGCGGCTCTTGTAGCAAGAAGGTACGGGCAGAAAAATAGAAAGGACGCCAATAGGATTGTCCTTACTGGAGTACTTTTTGTTACTTTGGCTACTGTATTTATAAGCCTAATTTCGGTTACTTTTACCGGTACTATAATGGACTTATGTGGTGCAACTCCTGATACCAAGGAATATGGTGAAACATATTTCAGGATAATAATGGGTGGCATTATTTTTAATGTGCTTCAGATGAGCATAAATGCTGCACAAAGAGGCATAGGGAATACCAAGATTACTATGCGCACCAATGTGGTGAGCAATGTAATAAATATAATGTTTAACTATCTTTTAATAGGAGGTAATCTTGGCTTCCCTAAGCTTGGAATAGCGGGAGCGGCCATATCTACAGTTTTTGGGACAGTGGTTGCCAGTGTGATGAGTATAGCTTCAATTATGAAAAAAGACTGCTTTATCAATATAGGTTATATGATAGCCGAAAAGATAAGGCCTACATTTGCCTGCCTTAAAAATATTACCTCCGTAGGATACAGCGTGTTCCTCGAGCAGCTTCTTATGAGAGTAGGCTTTATGTCAACTGCTATAATGGCGGCTCACCAGGGTACTTCTCAAATGGCGGCTCATCAGGTAAGTATGAATCTTTTAAGCCTATCATATTCCTTTGGTGACGGAATTCAGTCTACAGTTGTAGCATTAATTGGCAAGAGTCTAGGCGAGGAAAAACCTGAACTGGCTAAAAAATACGGAGTTATCTGTAGAAAGTTTGCTATTATGATAGCCGCAGTTCTTGCAGTGGTCTACATTTTGGGCAGTAAAGGCATATATTCAATGTTCTTTGACAATCCTGAAGTAATAAATATTGGAATTACCATAAGCCACGTGCTGATAGCTGCAATCATCTTCCAAATCCCAAGCGTAGTCTACATAGGTGCCCTAAGAGGAGCAGGAGATACCCTTTATACTGCAATAACCTCTACCATAAGTGTAACCATAATAAGGACATTTGTATCTTACTTTTTTGGTTATGTGCTAGGCATGGGGATAGTTGGTATATGGTTTGGTATAGTCGGGGATCAGTGCAGCAGGTTCATTTTCTCGGAAATACGCTTCAGACAGGGTAAATGGACAAAAATAAAGATATAG
- the nrdG gene encoding anaerobic ribonucleoside-triphosphate reductase activating protein produces MNYCEIKYFDIANGPGVRTSLFVSGCTHHCKGCFNEMAWDFNSGKEYTTDVEGEIISSLSPSFIAGLTILGGEPMEVRNQRGVAGLVKRIKADLPEKSIWLFSGYTLEELLDVSNSRCHDEHTMDILNNIDVLVDGKFVLELKDLSLKFRGSSNQRIIDMKRSLAENRVVLSKYMEK; encoded by the coding sequence ATGAATTATTGTGAAATAAAATACTTTGACATAGCCAATGGACCGGGAGTGAGGACAAGCCTTTTTGTAAGTGGCTGTACTCACCACTGTAAGGGCTGTTTCAATGAAATGGCTTGGGATTTTAACTCAGGCAAAGAATATACTACCGATGTAGAAGGGGAGATTATATCTTCCCTTTCTCCATCATTTATAGCAGGGCTTACAATTCTTGGCGGAGAGCCTATGGAAGTCCGCAATCAGAGAGGAGTAGCAGGACTTGTTAAGCGGATTAAAGCTGATTTACCTGAGAAGTCCATCTGGCTCTTTTCAGGCTATACCCTTGAAGAGCTGCTTGACGTCTCTAATTCCCGCTGTCATGATGAGCACACTATGGATATTCTTAACAATATAGATGTGCTTGTAGACGGTAAGTTCGTACTTGAGCTTAAAGATTTGAGCCTAAAGTTTAGAGGAAGCTCCAACCAGCGCATCATAGACATGAAGAGGAGCTTGGCTGAGAATAGGGTGGTATTGTCTAAGTATATGGAGAAGTAG
- the nrdD gene encoding anaerobic ribonucleoside-triphosphate reductase, with protein sequence MKIIKRSGQENTFDGNKITVAVRKANKEVNDNLRLTEEEVLAITENVTKVCSGMSRALSVEEIQDLVENELMKTGKNEVARKYITYRYKRALVRQANTTDDQILSLIECDNEEVKQENSNKNPTVNSVQRDYMAGEVSKDITRRFLLPEDIVRAHEEGIIHFHDSDYFAQHMYNCCLVNLEDMLLNGTVISETMIERPRSFSTACNIATQAIAQIASNQYGGQSITLSHLVPFVDVSRQKYRVEVAKEFAAAGVELDTEKIEKVAELRVREEVRRGVQVIQYQVITLMTTNGQAPFITVFMYLNEVPEGRIRDDLALVIEEMLNQRMQGVKNEKGVWITPAFPKLIYVLEEDNVGKDSKYYYLTELAAKCTAKRLVPDYISEKIMLREKGDVYPCMGCRSFLTPDRFTDEGVGNIAKAKNYDENKHKYYGRFNQGVVTINLVDVACSSKKNEADFWRILDERLELCHRALRARHDRLLGTLSDSAPILWQNGAIARLAKGEKIDELLYNGYSTISLGYAGLYEMTRYMKDASHTSPEGKEFALKVMEKLNEACNKWKKEENIDYSVYGTPLESTTYKFSKCLQKRFGLIEGVTDRNYITNSYHVHVSEKIDAFSKLKFESDFQKLSPGGAISYVEVPNMSNNVEAVISIMQYIYDNIMYAELNTKSDYCQCCGFDGEIKIVNDEDGKLVWECPNCGNRDQDKMNVARRTCGYIGTQYWNQGRTQEIAERVLHL encoded by the coding sequence GTGAAGATTATCAAAAGAAGTGGTCAGGAAAATACCTTTGACGGCAATAAAATTACCGTTGCTGTAAGAAAGGCGAACAAGGAGGTTAACGATAACCTTAGACTTACAGAGGAAGAAGTTCTCGCAATTACAGAGAATGTTACTAAGGTGTGCTCCGGTATGAGCAGAGCGCTTAGTGTAGAGGAAATACAGGATTTAGTTGAGAATGAGCTTATGAAAACCGGCAAGAATGAGGTTGCCAGAAAGTACATTACATACAGATATAAGAGGGCTTTGGTTCGTCAGGCCAATACCACAGATGACCAGATACTAAGCCTTATTGAATGTGATAACGAAGAGGTTAAGCAGGAGAATTCCAACAAAAACCCTACAGTTAACAGTGTTCAAAGAGACTATATGGCAGGTGAGGTAAGTAAGGATATTACCAGAAGGTTCTTACTTCCTGAAGATATAGTAAGGGCACATGAAGAAGGTATTATACATTTTCACGACAGCGATTATTTTGCACAGCACATGTATAACTGCTGCCTTGTAAACCTTGAAGATATGCTTCTAAACGGTACTGTTATATCTGAGACTATGATTGAGAGACCTAGAAGCTTCTCAACTGCCTGCAATATCGCTACTCAGGCTATTGCTCAGATAGCAAGTAATCAGTATGGCGGACAGAGCATAACTCTTAGCCACCTCGTACCTTTTGTAGATGTAAGCAGACAGAAGTACCGTGTAGAGGTTGCAAAAGAGTTTGCTGCAGCGGGAGTAGAGCTTGATACCGAGAAGATTGAAAAGGTTGCCGAGCTTAGAGTACGTGAAGAAGTTAGACGCGGAGTACAGGTTATACAGTATCAGGTTATTACCCTTATGACAACCAACGGTCAGGCACCTTTTATTACTGTATTTATGTATCTGAATGAAGTGCCTGAGGGTCGTATCAGAGACGACCTCGCCCTTGTGATAGAAGAGATGCTCAATCAGCGTATGCAGGGAGTTAAGAACGAAAAGGGAGTATGGATTACCCCTGCTTTCCCTAAGCTTATATATGTACTTGAAGAGGATAACGTAGGCAAGGACAGTAAGTATTATTATCTTACTGAGCTTGCAGCAAAGTGTACTGCTAAACGCCTTGTACCTGACTATATATCTGAGAAGATTATGCTCAGGGAAAAGGGTGATGTTTACCCTTGCATGGGCTGCCGTTCTTTCCTTACACCTGATAGATTTACTGATGAGGGAGTAGGCAATATAGCTAAGGCTAAAAATTATGATGAAAATAAGCATAAATACTACGGAAGATTCAATCAGGGTGTTGTAACCATCAACCTTGTTGATGTTGCCTGCTCATCTAAGAAAAATGAAGCGGATTTTTGGAGAATCCTTGATGAGCGTCTTGAGCTTTGCCACAGAGCACTTAGAGCAAGACATGACAGGCTTCTTGGGACACTTTCAGATTCTGCACCTATTCTATGGCAAAATGGTGCCATAGCAAGACTTGCTAAGGGAGAGAAGATAGATGAACTCCTTTACAATGGATATTCAACCATTTCCTTAGGTTATGCAGGTCTGTATGAGATGACAAGATATATGAAGGATGCAAGCCATACTTCGCCAGAGGGTAAGGAATTTGCTCTTAAGGTTATGGAGAAGTTAAATGAGGCTTGTAATAAGTGGAAGAAGGAAGAAAATATTGATTATTCAGTATATGGTACCCCTCTTGAGTCAACTACATATAAGTTCTCAAAGTGCTTACAGAAGAGATTTGGGCTTATTGAGGGTGTAACTGATAGAAATTATATTACCAACAGCTACCATGTACACGTATCAGAGAAGATTGATGCCTTTTCAAAGCTTAAGTTTGAGTCTGACTTCCAGAAGCTTTCTCCGGGTGGAGCTATAAGCTATGTGGAAGTACCTAATATGAGCAACAATGTAGAGGCTGTAATTTCTATTATGCAGTATATTTATGACAATATCATGTATGCTGAGTTGAATACAAAGAGTGATTACTGCCAGTGCTGCGGCTTTGATGGAGAAATCAAGATAGTTAATGATGAAGATGGCAAGCTTGTTTGGGAATGCCCAAACTGCGGTAATAGAGACCAGGATAAGATGAATGTTGCAAGACGTACCTGTGGTTATATAGGTACTCAGTACTGGAATCAGGGACGTACACAGGAGATAGCGGAGAGAGTTCTTCATTTATGA